A single genomic interval of Festucalex cinctus isolate MCC-2025b chromosome 16, RoL_Fcin_1.0, whole genome shotgun sequence harbors:
- the dyrk2 gene encoding dual specificity tyrosine-phosphorylation-regulated kinase 2 isoform X2, protein MSEGVHITQLFDDSGVKRPQASGPQPNGLAPLTPSRPERHAATAAVPDPTHHGRPGATSHKSTDSKAKPTASTPEQAMKQFMSKMSSFEHHEVFTYPEVYFVGPNAKKRAGVLGGANNCGYDDEQGSYIQVPHDQIAYRYEVLKVIGKGSFGQVVKAFDHKTQTHVALKMVRNEKRFHRQAAEEIRILEHLRKQDKDSSMNVIHMLENFTFRNHICMTFELLSMNLYELIKKNKFQGFSLPLVRKFAHSILQCLDSLHKNRIIHCDLKPENILLKQQGRSGIKVIDFGSSCYEHQRVYTYIQSRFYRAPEVILGSRYGMPIDMWSLGCILAELLTGCPLLPGEDEGDQLACIMELLGMPSQKLLDASKRAKNFVSSKGYPRYCTVTTLPDGTTALNSGRSRRGKLRGPPCSKDWGAALKGCDDTLFLDFLKQCLEWDPAVRMTPSQALRHPWLRRRLPKPPTGTATEKTTSSKRAPPADSTITSISKLSTTSSKTRTNLAPITDANGNIQPRTVLPKLVS, encoded by the exons ATGTCGGAGGGCGTGCACATCACGCAGCTTTTCGACGACAGCGGTGTCAAGCGTCCACAAGCGAGCGGCCCGCAGCCCAACGGCCTGGCGCCGCTCACCCCCTCCCGGCCGGAGCGCCACGCCGCCACCGCAGCTGTCCCGGACCCAACTCACCACGGGCGCCCCGGCGCCACCTCGCACAAGTCGACCGACAGCAAAGCCAAGCCAACCGCCTCCACTCCCGAGCAGGCCATGAAGCAGTTCATGTCCAAGATGTCGTCCTTCGAACACCATGAGGTCTTCACCTACCCCGAGG TTTATTTTGTGGGTCCCAATGCTAAGAAAAGGGCGGGGGTCCTGGGGGGCGCCAACAACTGCGGCTACGATGACGAGCAGGGTTCCTACATCCAAGTCCCGCACGACCAAATCGCCTATCGGTACGAAGTCCTCAAGGTGATCGGCAAGGGCAGTTTTGGACAG GTGGTGAAGGCATTCGACCACAAGACGCAGACGCACGTGGCGTTGAAGATGGTGCGCAACGAAAAGCGCTTCCACCGGCAGGCGGCCGAGGAGATCCGCATCCTGGAGCACCTGAGGAAGCAGGACAAGGACTCCAGCATGAACGTCATCCATATGCTGGAGAACTTCACCTTCCGCAACCACATCTGCATGACCTTCGAGCTGCTTAGCATGAACCTGTACGAGCTGATCAAGAAGAACAAGTTCCAAGGCTTCAGTCTGCCCCTAGTGCGCAAGTTCGCACACTCCATCCTGCAGTGTCTCGACTCACTGCACAAGAACCGCATCATCCACTGCGACCTCAAGCCGGAGAATATCCTGCTCAAGCAACAGGGACGCAGCGGAATCAAG GTGATCGATTTTGGCTCCAGCTGTTACGAACATCAAAGAGTTTACACATACATCCAATCCAGGTTCTACCGGGCACCAGAAGTCATCCTAG GTTCCAGGTACGGGATGCCCATTGACATGTGGTCCCTGGGCTGCATCCTGGCTGAGCTTCTGACGGGATGTCCGCTGCTTCCAGGCGAGGATGAAGGTGACCAGCTGGCCTGCATCATGGAGCTTCTGGGCATGCCCAGCCAGAAGCTCCTAGACGCCTCCAAGCGGGCCAAAAACTTTGTGTCATCAAAAGGGTACCCACGCTACTGCACCGTCACCACGCTGCCCGACGGCACCACGGCACTCAACAGCGGGCGCTCGCGGCGCGGGAAGCTGCGAGGCCCGCCGTGCAGCAAGGACTGGGGCGCGGCGCTGAAGGGCTGTGACGACACACTCTTCCTGGACTTCCTCAAACAGTGTCTTGAGTGGGACCCTGCCGTCAGGATGACGCCCAGCCAGGCGCTGCGCCATCCCTGGCTGAGGAGGCGACTCCCAAAGCCACCCACCGGCACCGCCACGGAAAAGACAACCTCGTCCAAACGCGCGCCCCCTGCCGACAGCACCATCACCTCCATCTCCAAGCTCTCCACCACCTCATCCAAAACCAGGACTAACCTGGCACCCATCACGGACGCCAATGGGAACATCCAACCACGGACAGTCCTGCCCAAACTGGTAAGCTGA
- the dyrk2 gene encoding dual specificity tyrosine-phosphorylation-regulated kinase 2 isoform X1, translating into MLTKKPGASVLPTGKAGEPVFSPGHGGSLATSPITLPPLRNNNLNPLTGGTKPAMSEGVHITQLFDDSGVKRPQASGPQPNGLAPLTPSRPERHAATAAVPDPTHHGRPGATSHKSTDSKAKPTASTPEQAMKQFMSKMSSFEHHEVFTYPEVYFVGPNAKKRAGVLGGANNCGYDDEQGSYIQVPHDQIAYRYEVLKVIGKGSFGQVVKAFDHKTQTHVALKMVRNEKRFHRQAAEEIRILEHLRKQDKDSSMNVIHMLENFTFRNHICMTFELLSMNLYELIKKNKFQGFSLPLVRKFAHSILQCLDSLHKNRIIHCDLKPENILLKQQGRSGIKVIDFGSSCYEHQRVYTYIQSRFYRAPEVILGSRYGMPIDMWSLGCILAELLTGCPLLPGEDEGDQLACIMELLGMPSQKLLDASKRAKNFVSSKGYPRYCTVTTLPDGTTALNSGRSRRGKLRGPPCSKDWGAALKGCDDTLFLDFLKQCLEWDPAVRMTPSQALRHPWLRRRLPKPPTGTATEKTTSSKRAPPADSTITSISKLSTTSSKTRTNLAPITDANGNIQPRTVLPKLVS; encoded by the exons ATGTTAACCAAGAAGCCCGGAGCCTCGGTCCTCCCGACGG gCAAAGCGGGCGAGCCGGTCTTCTCTCCCGGCCACGGCGGCTCCCTGGCGACGTCGCCAATCACGTTGCCGCCTCTGCGCAACAACAACCTCAACCCGCTGACG GGTGGCACTAAACCGGCCATGTCGGAGGGCGTGCACATCACGCAGCTTTTCGACGACAGCGGTGTCAAGCGTCCACAAGCGAGCGGCCCGCAGCCCAACGGCCTGGCGCCGCTCACCCCCTCCCGGCCGGAGCGCCACGCCGCCACCGCAGCTGTCCCGGACCCAACTCACCACGGGCGCCCCGGCGCCACCTCGCACAAGTCGACCGACAGCAAAGCCAAGCCAACCGCCTCCACTCCCGAGCAGGCCATGAAGCAGTTCATGTCCAAGATGTCGTCCTTCGAACACCATGAGGTCTTCACCTACCCCGAGG TTTATTTTGTGGGTCCCAATGCTAAGAAAAGGGCGGGGGTCCTGGGGGGCGCCAACAACTGCGGCTACGATGACGAGCAGGGTTCCTACATCCAAGTCCCGCACGACCAAATCGCCTATCGGTACGAAGTCCTCAAGGTGATCGGCAAGGGCAGTTTTGGACAG GTGGTGAAGGCATTCGACCACAAGACGCAGACGCACGTGGCGTTGAAGATGGTGCGCAACGAAAAGCGCTTCCACCGGCAGGCGGCCGAGGAGATCCGCATCCTGGAGCACCTGAGGAAGCAGGACAAGGACTCCAGCATGAACGTCATCCATATGCTGGAGAACTTCACCTTCCGCAACCACATCTGCATGACCTTCGAGCTGCTTAGCATGAACCTGTACGAGCTGATCAAGAAGAACAAGTTCCAAGGCTTCAGTCTGCCCCTAGTGCGCAAGTTCGCACACTCCATCCTGCAGTGTCTCGACTCACTGCACAAGAACCGCATCATCCACTGCGACCTCAAGCCGGAGAATATCCTGCTCAAGCAACAGGGACGCAGCGGAATCAAG GTGATCGATTTTGGCTCCAGCTGTTACGAACATCAAAGAGTTTACACATACATCCAATCCAGGTTCTACCGGGCACCAGAAGTCATCCTAG GTTCCAGGTACGGGATGCCCATTGACATGTGGTCCCTGGGCTGCATCCTGGCTGAGCTTCTGACGGGATGTCCGCTGCTTCCAGGCGAGGATGAAGGTGACCAGCTGGCCTGCATCATGGAGCTTCTGGGCATGCCCAGCCAGAAGCTCCTAGACGCCTCCAAGCGGGCCAAAAACTTTGTGTCATCAAAAGGGTACCCACGCTACTGCACCGTCACCACGCTGCCCGACGGCACCACGGCACTCAACAGCGGGCGCTCGCGGCGCGGGAAGCTGCGAGGCCCGCCGTGCAGCAAGGACTGGGGCGCGGCGCTGAAGGGCTGTGACGACACACTCTTCCTGGACTTCCTCAAACAGTGTCTTGAGTGGGACCCTGCCGTCAGGATGACGCCCAGCCAGGCGCTGCGCCATCCCTGGCTGAGGAGGCGACTCCCAAAGCCACCCACCGGCACCGCCACGGAAAAGACAACCTCGTCCAAACGCGCGCCCCCTGCCGACAGCACCATCACCTCCATCTCCAAGCTCTCCACCACCTCATCCAAAACCAGGACTAACCTGGCACCCATCACGGACGCCAATGGGAACATCCAACCACGGACAGTCCTGCCCAAACTGGTAAGCTGA